The Streptomyces sp. 135 sequence CGTGGGCGAGCCGGACGATGTGCTGGCGGGAGTCGGCGAGGACGAGGCGGTCCTTGTCGTCGAGGTAGGAGTAGGCGCCGCCGGAGGTGTCCTTGAAGATCTTGGAGAAGTCGAGCCGGGTGATGGCCTCGACGGTCGAGGGCCGTTGCGGGAGTTCGTACTCGGCGAGCGTGTCGAGCGTCTTGGGGTCGAGCAGCTTGACCAGGAAGCCGGTGAAGGTGCCGCAGACGGTGACGATCCGTCCGTCGCGGTCGAAGGTGACGGTCGCGCACTCGCCGCCGAGGGCCGCCATCTTCTCGCTGTCGGCCTCGGGCCGCTTCCCCAGGGGGCCGCTCCAGGGGTACGTTCCGCTGCCCGCGGCGTCGGCGTGCATGCCGCTGCGGCCGTTGGCGGCGAGGTGGGGGTGCTGGGGCGGCGGGGTGCCGGGCAGCGGCCGGGCGGCCGCGGGCGCCCCCTCGTAACTCTTGACGAGCCGGTGTCCGGGCGCCTTGGGGATGTCGTCGGCGCGGGCGGGGCCGGGGGCGGCGAGGGTGGCCGCGACGGCGGTCACCGTCACGGCCAGGGCGAGGGCGGTGCGCGGGATGCTCCGGGACATGCGTGGCATGCGCCGAAGCTAGGACCACCCGCTTGAAGTGTCCATGAAACAGCGTCAGTTGTGCATGAAAACGGCTCGGTTGTTCATGACGCCGCAAGGAACGCTCACGGCTGGAGCCCGCTGACGATGTGGGCGGTGGCCGTCAGGCCGTCGTGGATGGTCGGCGCCATGCTGCTGCTCGCCAGGTAGAACCCGAGCAGGGCGCAGACGATGGCGTGGGAGATCTTCAGCGCGCCGTTGCGCAGAAAGACCACCGCCAGGATGAGCAGCAACAGCACCACAGAGATCGAGACAGCCATGGAACCTCCTCCGCCACGCGACACCGCGGCTCTCGGCCGTCAGTGTCGCGTAACGGAGGGTGCGTCCGGGCCTCTGACCTGTGCTCCGAACGGGTGTTACTTGTCAGCGGCCGTGGGCGTCGAGGAAGGCTGCAAGCCCCGCGAGGTCGTCGGTGTTGAGGTGATCGACGCCGGCGGCGAGCAGTTCCGCCCAGACCGCGTCGCGCTGCGGACCGGGCAGGTCGGGCGTCGCCCAGAAACGGACACGCTGCCCGCGCGCGTGCGCGGCGGAGACGATGCCGCGCAGCTTGTCGCGCTCGGCGGCGGGCATGGGTCCCGCGCCCTGCCAGCCGAAGTGGAGCGACCAGTTGTCGCTGATGAGCGGGATCAGGGAGGCGGGCGCCGGGGTCCCGAGGTCGGCGAGACGGCCGTCGTAGAAGGCGTACCGGACCCGCTGCGCCTCCATCGGGGCGCGGGCCGCGCGGTGCCCGGAGACGACCGCCGTGACCGCGGAGCGGCGCACCTTCCCGTGGACGTACGAGGTGAACAGGTGGCGGTAGGGCCGCAGATGGCGGTGGAGCTCGGCGTACGTGGACGCGCCCTCGGTCTTGATGTCGATCAGGAGCTGGAAGGGGGTGCGGTGGTGCCCCCGGTACACGGAGCCGTGGTGGGCGCGGACACGGGCGGCCAGCGGTTCGAGGTAGAGGGATTCGAGGGTGCGGGCGGGGTCGAGGTCCACGGGGTCGTGGGCGACGAGGAGTTGTCCGTCGACGAGGTAGATGTCGGCCTCGACGCTGCCGAAGCGGTGGTCGAGTGCGTCGAGGAGCGGCCTGGGGTGTTCGTAGTCGTTGTGCGCGTGGGCGCGGATGAGGGGGCGGGGGCGCGGATGCCGGCCGCGCTCGTCCGCCCCGGCCTGGGCGGGTATCGCGATGCTGCCGGCAAGGGCGGCACCGAGGGCGGTCAGGGCTCTGCGACGGCTGGTGAGGGCCATGTCTTCCTCCCTGGGTCGATAGGAACCTCAGTGAGTATGACCCCTGCCCCAACGGGCGCGAGGAACTGCGCGACCAGCCACCCCCAACCCGCACCCCACGACGCACCCCCAGAGGCACCCCCTACTCGGCCACCTCCCCCCACCCCACCGTGCGATCACACCACCGCTCAAGCAGCACCCGATCATGACCGACAGCCAACAACCCCGCCCCGGACTCCCCCCGGTACTCCTCCACGACGTGGACCAACGCCGCCGTCGTCGAAGCATCCAGCATCGCCGTCATCTCGTCACAGATCAGCCACCGCGGGCCCAGCACCAACGCACGGGCCAGGCAGGCCCGCTGCAGCTGCCCATCGCTGACCTCGTGCGGGCGGCGCCCCATGAGGTCCTTGCCGAGGCCGACGCGGGCCGCCAGCTCCGGTACGAGCGCGGTGACTTCGGCGGAACGGCCCACCGCCCGCAGCGGCTCGGCGATCAGATCCCGCAGCGCCAGCCGGGGATCGGCGGAGAGCCTCGGCTGCTGGAAGACGACGCCGAAGGCGGTGCGCTGCTCGCGCGGGGCCCGGTGGCGCCAGCCTCCCGCGACGGTGCCGTCGATGACGACCTGCCCGGCGTCGGGGCGGTGCAGCAGCGCCGCGACCCGCGCCAGCGTCGACTTGCCGCAGCCACTGGGTCCAAGCAGCCCCACCGACTCGCCGGAGGCGATGGTGAGGTTCGCCGAGCGGACGACGGGGGCGCGCCGGTCGTATCCGGCGGTGATCGCGCGCAGTTCAAGCACGGGGCGCCTCCAGCACATCCACGTGGGGGTGGTGGCAGGCGGCCCCGCCACTGAGCGCGGGCACGGCGCCGCACGCCTCGTCGGCCCGTTCGCACCGCGCCGCGAACGCGCAGCCCGCCGGCAGCGCGGACAGCTCGGGCGGCAGCCCGGGGACGGGCGCGAACTCCCGCTCCGGCAGGGCGTTCAGGAGCCCCCGGGCATACGGATGGCGGGGCCCGCGCGCGCCGAAGAAGTCGGGGGCGTCGGCGATCTCGACGACACGGCTCGCGTACATCACGGCGACACGGTCGGCGATGCGTTCGGCGGCGGCCAGGTCGTGGGTGATCAGGAGCAGCGCGCGGTCGTCCCCGACGTGCCGGCGCAGTTCGTCGACGGTGCGGTCCACGAGGTCACGGTCGAGGCCGGTCGTCGGTTCGTCGGCGAGCAGCAGGGGCGCGTCGCCGATGAGGGCGAGCGCGGTGGCGGCGCGCTGGGCGAGGCCGCCGGACAGCTCGTGGGGGTAGCGGTCGAGGTGCCCGGCGGGGAACGCGGCCCGCGCGGCGGCGGCTTCGGCGGCGGCGCGCCCGTCCGCCCTGCGCACCCCGGTCAGCTCCCGCACGGTCTCCTCCAGCTGGGACCGCACGGTCCGTACCGGCGTGAGGTGCGCGGCGGGGCTCTGCGGTACGAGGCCGACGCGCCGCCCGCGCACGGTGCGGGCGAGGGTGCGCTCGTCGGCGGTGAGCAGATCGGTGCCGTCGCCGAGCAGCGCCGAACCGGCCGTCTCCGCGTTCTCGGGGAGCAGGCCGAGCAGCGCGGAGGCCAGCACGGACTTGCCGCAGCCGCTCTCGCCGACCAGGGCGAGGCACTCCCCCGCCGCGAGGTCGAAGGTGGCGTCGGTGACGGCGGAGACGTGGCTGCCGCCGCGCATGCGGAAGCGTACGGAGAGCCCCCGTACGGACAGCACGGGAGACGCGTCGGGGACCGTCACAGCATCAGCTCCGATCGGCGCCGGGGATTGATCCGTTCCCGCCAGGCGCCCGCGAGGCCCGCGATCGCCAGGGTGGGCACGATGATGAACAGGCCGGGGAAGAGCGTCGGCCACCAGTCGCCCGCGAGGAGCGAACCGCGGGCGCTCTGGACGAGCGTGCCGAGGCTGGCCTGGTGGGTGGGGAGTCCGAGGCCGAGGAAGGACAGCGCGGACTCGTGCCAGATGGCGTGCGGCACCATCAGGACGGCGGCGAGCCCGGCCTGCGGCAGGACGCCGGGCAGCAGGTGGCGCACCGCGACGCGCAGGCGTGAGGCGCCGCCCGAGATGGCCGCGTCGACGTAGGGCCGTGAGCGCAGGGAGAGCACCTCGGCGCGCACGATGCGGGCGGTGGAGAGCCAGTGCGTGAGTGCCACGGAGACGACGACGGGCCATACGCCGGGCCGGAACATCGCCACGATGAAGATGCCGAGCAGCAGGTGCGGCACGGACGAGAAGACGTCCACGAGCCGCATCACGATCCGGTCCACCCAGCCGCCGGATGCGGCGGCGAGGGCGCCGACCGCCGTGCCGATGACGGTGGCGACGACGGCCGCGACCACACCGACAAGGAGCGAGACCCGCAGCCCGTACACGCAGCGCAGCAGCAGGTCACGCCCGACGTCGTCCGTCCCGAAGGGGTGCTCCCAAGACGGCGGCTGAAGCTTGGCCGCCAGGTCGACGGCCTGCTCGTCGAGGTTGACGAGGGGCGGGACGACGAGGACGGCGAGGACGACCGCGGCGACGATCACCGCGGAGGAGCGCACCCGCCACGCGCGCGTGGAGCGACGTACGCCCCCATGGGCGCGCCATGCGAGGTCAGCCATCGAAACCCACCCTCGGATCGGCGAGGCCGTACAGGAGGTCGGCCACGAGGTTGCCCAGGAGGACCGCGGCCGTGGCGAGCGCGGTCAGGTCGAGCACCGGGAGCAGCACGCGGTGAGTTCGCGCCCGAACGGGCAGCCAGAGCGCGGGCGAGCAGGCCGAGCCAGAACGGCGGCGCCGCTTCGAGGGTGTACGCGAGGGAGGTCACGGCGCGGTCGAGCCAGCCGCCGGGGCGGCGCGCGGCGAGGACGCCGAGGGCAGTGCCGAGCAGGATGGCGACGACGAAGGCGGTCGCGGCGAGCAGCACGGACCAGCCGACGCGTTCGCCGATGACGTCGGCGACGGGCTGGCGCAGCGTGCTGGAGTCGCCGAGGTCACCGGTGAGGGCCGAGGTCAGCCAGTCCCACCAGCGGGTGGCCAGCGGCCGGTCGACGCCGAGGTTGGCGCGCAGCTGGTCGAGGTTCTCCTGCGAGGCGGTGAGTCCGGCGGTGCCCGCGTACGCCTTGACGGGGTCGAACGGCGAGGCGGCGGCGATGGCGAAGACACCGAAGGTGACGACGAGCAGGACGGGCACGGCGAACAGCAGCCGCCGTCCCGCGAGGCGCGCC is a genomic window containing:
- a CDS encoding phosphatidylinositol-specific phospholipase C/glycerophosphodiester phosphodiesterase family protein, which gives rise to MALTSRRRALTALGAALAGSIAIPAQAGADERGRHPRPRPLIRAHAHNDYEHPRPLLDALDHRFGSVEADIYLVDGQLLVAHDPVDLDPARTLESLYLEPLAARVRAHHGSVYRGHHRTPFQLLIDIKTEGASTYAELHRHLRPYRHLFTSYVHGKVRRSAVTAVVSGHRAARAPMEAQRVRYAFYDGRLADLGTPAPASLIPLISDNWSLHFGWQGAGPMPAAERDKLRGIVSAAHARGQRVRFWATPDLPGPQRDAVWAELLAAGVDHLNTDDLAGLAAFLDAHGR
- a CDS encoding ATP-binding cassette domain-containing protein, with the translated sequence MLELRAITAGYDRRAPVVRSANLTIASGESVGLLGPSGCGKSTLARVAALLHRPDAGQVVIDGTVAGGWRHRAPREQRTAFGVVFQQPRLSADPRLALRDLIAEPLRAVGRSAEVTALVPELAARVGLGKDLMGRRPHEVSDGQLQRACLARALVLGPRWLICDEMTAMLDASTTAALVHVVEEYRGESGAGLLAVGHDRVLLERWCDRTVGWGEVAE
- a CDS encoding ABC transporter ATP-binding protein — encoded protein: MRGGSHVSAVTDATFDLAAGECLALVGESGCGKSVLASALLGLLPENAETAGSALLGDGTDLLTADERTLARTVRGRRVGLVPQSPAAHLTPVRTVRSQLEETVRELTGVRRADGRAAAEAAAARAAFPAGHLDRYPHELSGGLAQRAATALALIGDAPLLLADEPTTGLDRDLVDRTVDELRRHVGDDRALLLITHDLAAAERIADRVAVMYASRVVEIADAPDFFGARGPRHPYARGLLNALPEREFAPVPGLPPELSALPAGCAFAARCERADEACGAVPALSGGAACHHPHVDVLEAPRA
- a CDS encoding ABC transporter permease translates to MADLAWRAHGGVRRSTRAWRVRSSAVIVAAVVLAVLVVPPLVNLDEQAVDLAAKLQPPSWEHPFGTDDVGRDLLLRCVYGLRVSLLVGVVAAVVATVIGTAVGALAAASGGWVDRIVMRLVDVFSSVPHLLLGIFIVAMFRPGVWPVVVSVALTHWLSTARIVRAEVLSLRSRPYVDAAISGGASRLRVAVRHLLPGVLPQAGLAAVLMVPHAIWHESALSFLGLGLPTHQASLGTLVQSARGSLLAGDWWPTLFPGLFIIVPTLAIAGLAGAWRERINPRRRSELML